Proteins from a genomic interval of Rhipicephalus microplus isolate Deutch F79 chromosome 6, USDA_Rmic, whole genome shotgun sequence:
- the roh gene encoding reduction of Rh1, translated as MMQSLRLVAGTVARLSRQQTTSAASPAKTVAAGAHGRRMKYPYTLSAKIAQFPYKWHFQNFWFVRYFLCGGFVVYMVFIVYPIHKAVNSPAAVAAHKELMRKQAEEHHHH; from the exons ATGATGCAGTCCTTGCGGTTGGTGGCCGGTACTGTCGCCAGACTATCCAG GCAGCAGACCACATCGGCGGCGTCTCCGGCAAAGACGGTTGCCGCCGGGGCACACGGCAGGCGCATGAAGTACCCCTACACGTTATCGGCGAAGATCGCACAGTTCCCCTACAAGTGGCACTTCCAGAACTTCTGGTTCGTCAGATACTTCCTCTGCGGTGGCTTCGTGGTCTACATGGTCTTCATAGTGTATCCCATTCACAAGGCCG TCAACTCTCCGGCGGCCGTTGCAGCTCACAAGGAACTCATGCGCAAGCAGGCCGAAG aGCACCACCACCACTAA